The following are encoded in a window of Candidatus Brocadiia bacterium genomic DNA:
- a CDS encoding rubrerythrin family protein, with the protein MQLKGSKTEKNLLTAFAGESQARNRYTYFASAAKKSGYEQIAAIFEETAENEKEHAKIFFKFLDGGEVEISASFPAGVIGDVASNLKASADGEKMEWGTLYPAAEKIARAEGFTKVADIFKEIAEVEAEHEKRYRALLKNVTEGKAFKKDRAVRWRCRNCGYVHEGKEAPKLCPACAHPQSYYEIAADNF; encoded by the coding sequence ATGCAGTTAAAAGGAAGTAAGACTGAGAAGAATTTATTGACCGCATTTGCCGGGGAGTCGCAGGCCCGCAATCGTTACACGTATTTTGCCAGTGCGGCCAAAAAGTCTGGTTACGAGCAAATAGCCGCTATATTTGAGGAAACTGCCGAGAATGAGAAGGAGCACGCCAAGATATTCTTTAAGTTTCTGGATGGCGGCGAGGTGGAAATCAGCGCGTCATTCCCGGCTGGAGTTATCGGCGATGTGGCGTCGAACCTGAAGGCGTCGGCCGACGGCGAAAAGATGGAGTGGGGGACATTATATCCCGCCGCAGAAAAGATAGCTCGGGCAGAGGGATTTACCAAGGTTGCCGATATTTTTAAGGAAATTGCCGAAGTGGAAGCCGAACACGAGAAACGTTACCGGGCGTTGCTGAAGAATGTAACCGAGGGTAAGGCGTTCAAAAAGGATAGAGCGGTCAGGTGGCGATGCCGGAACTGCGGTTATGTGCACGAAGGCAAGGAAGCGCCTAAACTATGCCCGGCCTGCGCCCATCCGCAGAGTTATTACGAAATAGCGGCAGATAATTTTTAA
- the rpsF gene encoding 30S ribosomal protein S6 — MLKNYEAMFLVDPLQAATNYNKVREHIHGILGKYGVKIIKEGKWADRTLTYPIRQQKKGTYILVYMEGEADCANKIENDCQLSELILRVLILEKSKIEMEKIMNRAKAEAEAKPAKTEDIPVVATKATHA, encoded by the coding sequence GTGCTGAAAAATTACGAAGCGATGTTTTTGGTGGATCCGCTTCAGGCTGCAACGAATTACAACAAGGTTCGGGAGCATATCCACGGGATTCTGGGCAAGTATGGAGTTAAAATAATCAAGGAAGGGAAGTGGGCTGATCGGACCCTGACTTACCCTATCCGACAGCAGAAAAAGGGCACTTACATCCTGGTTTATATGGAAGGCGAGGCGGACTGCGCTAATAAAATTGAAAATGACTGCCAGTTGTCCGAATTGATTCTTCGCGTTCTGATACTCGAGAAATCAAAAATAGAAATGGAAAAAATAATGAATCGGGCTAAAGCCGAAGCCGAAGCTAAACCGGCTAAGACAGAAGACATC
- the dinB gene encoding DNA polymerase IV, translating into MLDDFPLPDRFIAHIDMDAFFAAVEQRDKPELRDRPVIVGSDPRNGHGRGVVSTCSYEARKLGIHSAMPISIAYHKCPKAVFLPPDMEKYARISRQIYELLYDFTPDIETLGIDESFLDITKSYKLFGTPYQTCILIKKSIKEKTGLTASIGLAPTKMAAKIASDLKKPNGLVVVTPDKLLDFLCPLNVNRLWGLGKKGSETLNSAGIKTIGDLAKTDLSRLTKLLGNYALHLHQLANGIDNRPVEPTGKAKSVSNEITFDTDISDNARILSALSSLCEKVSRRLRESDLKCKTITLKIRFQGFETYTRSITIAEPISLFEVIYKEIKKLFEHFSTDSKSSGRIFTGMAKKVRLVGVKTSGLLPAGFQEGLFKDKMICKRETLNKTVDKIKSQFGDDAIYRATSRRK; encoded by the coding sequence ATGCTTGATGATTTTCCGCTGCCTGACCGGTTCATAGCCCATATAGATATGGACGCATTTTTTGCGGCCGTGGAACAGCGTGATAAACCCGAACTGCGGGACCGTCCGGTGATTGTGGGCTCCGACCCGAGAAACGGCCATGGACGCGGCGTTGTATCAACCTGCTCGTATGAAGCCCGCAAGCTGGGAATTCATTCAGCAATGCCTATCTCCATCGCTTATCATAAATGCCCCAAAGCGGTATTCCTGCCGCCAGATATGGAAAAATACGCCCGTATTTCTCGTCAGATTTATGAATTACTCTATGATTTTACCCCTGATATTGAGACGCTTGGCATTGACGAATCATTCTTGGATATCACCAAAAGCTATAAGCTTTTCGGCACACCTTATCAAACTTGTATTCTGATAAAAAAAAGTATTAAGGAGAAAACCGGATTAACCGCCTCTATCGGACTTGCTCCAACCAAGATGGCGGCTAAAATAGCATCAGACCTCAAAAAACCTAACGGCCTGGTAGTAGTAACACCAGACAAATTGCTTGATTTCCTCTGTCCGCTGAATGTGAACAGGTTATGGGGCCTGGGTAAAAAAGGTTCCGAAACCCTGAACTCTGCAGGCATAAAAACCATCGGCGACCTGGCTAAAACTGATCTGTCCAGGCTGACTAAACTGCTGGGCAATTATGCACTTCACCTGCACCAATTGGCAAACGGAATTGATAACCGGCCTGTCGAGCCAACCGGCAAGGCTAAATCAGTCAGTAACGAAATCACCTTTGATACGGACATTTCTGATAACGCTAGAATCCTGTCGGCATTAAGTTCGTTATGCGAAAAAGTTTCCAGACGATTAAGGGAGTCTGACCTAAAATGCAAAACCATCACCCTTAAGATAAGGTTCCAGGGTTTCGAAACATATACCCGGTCTATTACAATAGCCGAACCAATATCCCTATTTGAGGTTATTTATAAAGAAATAAAAAAGTTATTCGAGCATTTTTCTACGGACAGTAAATCTTCAGGACGTATTTTCACCGGTATGGCCAAAAAAGTACGCTTGGTCGGGGTAAAAACATCCGGCTTGCTCCCGGCCGGATTCCAAGAAGGTCTTTTTAAGGATAAGATGATCTGTAAGCGCGAAACCCTGAATAAAACAGTTGATAAAATAAAATCCCAGTTCGGAGACGATGCCATTTACCGAGCGACAAGCCGCAGAAAATAG
- a CDS encoding glutaredoxin family protein, which translates to MEMKRVSGKKKGSLTLYALSTCIWCRRVKELLNSMGVEYDYVDVDLLEGEDKNKATEEIKKWNPKMSFPNLIVNNQKCIVGFDEPQIKEALK; encoded by the coding sequence ATGGAAATGAAGCGAGTATCCGGAAAGAAAAAGGGCAGCCTGACACTTTACGCCCTAAGCACCTGTATTTGGTGCCGTCGGGTAAAGGAGTTACTCAACAGTATGGGTGTGGAATACGATTATGTAGACGTGGACCTGCTGGAAGGGGAGGATAAGAATAAGGCCACGGAAGAGATAAAGAAGTGGAACCCTAAAATGTCGTTTCCTAATTTGATAGTGAATAACCAAAAGTGTATTGTAGGTTTTGATGAACCTCAGATAAAGGAAGCGTTAAAATAA
- the dnaK gene encoding molecular chaperone DnaK, protein MAKAIGIDLGTTLSVVAVREGNETTVITNAEGGRLTPSIVAFTDKGERLVGQLARRQAITNPTNTIYSIKRFMGRRRNEVAQEEKMVPYKVIGGPDDLVKVESRGKQYTPPEISAMVLAKLKETAEAYLGETITDAVVTVPAYFNDSQRQATKDAGRIAGLNVLRIINEPTAAALAYGLDKKKNEKVAIYDLGGGTFDVSILEVGDGVVEVLSTNGNTHLGGDDFDQRVMNYIAEEFQKKEGIDLRRDQMALQRLKEAAEKAKCELSSSLQTEVNLPFITADATGPKHLTMTITRATLEKLIGDLLRSSLEPCHKALEDAKLKAEDLDEVVMVGGSSRIPMVQDLCKEFFKKTELNKSVNPDEVVAVGAAIQAAVLKGEVKDVLLLDVTPLTLGIETLGGVRTPLIERNTTIPTSKKEVFSTAADSQTEVEIHILQGERDMASDNRTLGRFRLAGLPPAPRGIPQIEVAFDIDANGILNVAAKDLATGKKQAIQIQSSSGITEQDIQRMVKDSEKFGEQDKQRRALAEARNQADQLIYSTEKNLVDLGDKVSADEKTKIQSALENIKKVKDKDNVDEIKKAMEDLTKSSHTLAQRLYEEAAKARGGAGAGPAGNPTAGPDGFAGGAGMPPQDDQPPAGGKGKKDDKKGGDDNVIDAEFEAK, encoded by the coding sequence ATGGCAAAAGCAATCGGAATTGATTTAGGAACTACGCTTTCAGTAGTTGCGGTTAGAGAAGGCAACGAAACTACGGTTATAACCAATGCCGAAGGCGGCCGGTTAACGCCTTCAATCGTGGCCTTTACTGACAAAGGCGAGCGCCTGGTCGGGCAATTAGCCCGCCGTCAAGCCATCACCAACCCGACTAATACCATCTATTCGATAAAGCGCTTTATGGGCCGTCGCCGCAACGAGGTAGCCCAGGAAGAAAAGATGGTCCCTTATAAAGTCATCGGCGGACCGGACGACCTGGTCAAAGTCGAGTCCCGGGGCAAACAATACACCCCTCCGGAAATATCGGCCATGGTCCTGGCTAAGCTCAAGGAAACCGCCGAGGCCTATCTGGGCGAAACCATAACCGACGCAGTCGTCACCGTGCCGGCTTATTTCAACGACAGCCAACGCCAGGCTACCAAAGACGCCGGACGCATCGCCGGCCTGAACGTCCTTAGAATCATCAACGAACCCACTGCGGCGGCGCTGGCCTACGGATTGGATAAGAAAAAGAACGAAAAGGTCGCCATCTACGATTTGGGTGGCGGCACATTTGATGTCTCTATCCTGGAAGTAGGCGACGGCGTGGTCGAGGTGCTTTCCACCAACGGCAACACCCACCTGGGCGGCGACGATTTCGACCAGCGGGTTATGAACTACATCGCTGAAGAGTTCCAGAAAAAGGAAGGTATTGACCTGCGGCGTGACCAGATGGCGTTACAACGCCTGAAAGAAGCCGCTGAAAAAGCCAAATGCGAACTCTCTTCATCGCTACAAACCGAGGTCAACCTGCCCTTCATTACGGCCGATGCCACCGGGCCAAAACACCTGACTATGACCATCACCCGGGCCACTTTGGAAAAACTCATAGGCGACCTGCTCCGCTCGTCGCTGGAACCATGCCATAAGGCCCTGGAAGACGCCAAACTCAAAGCTGAAGACCTCGACGAAGTCGTTATGGTCGGCGGCTCATCCAGAATCCCCATGGTCCAAGACCTGTGCAAAGAATTCTTCAAGAAAACGGAATTAAACAAGTCCGTTAACCCGGACGAAGTAGTAGCCGTCGGCGCGGCTATCCAGGCCGCTGTGTTAAAGGGCGAGGTCAAGGACGTCCTGCTCCTTGACGTCACACCGCTAACCCTTGGCATCGAAACCCTTGGCGGCGTACGCACACCGCTAATTGAACGAAATACCACTATCCCCACCTCCAAAAAAGAGGTATTCTCAACCGCGGCCGATAGCCAGACCGAGGTGGAAATACACATTTTGCAGGGCGAACGCGATATGGCCAGTGATAACCGGACGCTCGGACGCTTCCGCTTGGCCGGCTTGCCGCCCGCGCCGCGCGGCATACCCCAGATTGAGGTGGCGTTTGACATCGATGCCAACGGTATCCTCAACGTCGCCGCCAAAGACCTAGCCACCGGTAAGAAACAGGCCATCCAAATACAATCATCATCGGGCATCACCGAGCAGGATATCCAGCGAATGGTCAAGGATTCCGAAAAGTTCGGCGAGCAGGACAAACAGCGCCGGGCTCTGGCCGAAGCCCGCAACCAGGCTGACCAGTTAATTTACTCCACCGAGAAAAACCTGGTTGATCTGGGCGATAAGGTATCCGCGGATGAAAAAACCAAAATCCAGTCTGCTCTGGAAAACATCAAAAAGGTCAAAGATAAAGACAATGTTGATGAAATAAAGAAAGCCATGGAAGACCTGACCAAGTCCAGCCACACCCTGGCCCAGCGCCTGTATGAAGAAGCGGCCAAGGCAAGGGGCGGAGCTGGCGCAGGTCCTGCAGGCAACCCAACAGCAGGTCCCGACGGATTCGCCGGCGGAGCCGGAATGCCGCCTCAGGACGACCAACCACCCGCGGGCGGAAAAGGCAAAAAAGACGACAAAAAAGGCGGCGATGATAATGTCATCGATGCCGAATTCGAGGCTAAGTAA
- a CDS encoding sugar phosphate nucleotidyltransferase, whose amino-acid sequence MVDKLAVVVLAAGKGTRMLSDKPKVLHMLCGKPLLYHVLEAAKTLKPSAIYCVVGYKAEDVEDVFKQEDINWVTQGEQRGTGHALLATESFLSDWDGLLLVLCGDAPLITPKTLNKLMETHQKSKDTAMTILSTQLDDPSGYGRIDRDSNNNVIGIVEESEAGAEQKRVKEINSGTYVFDPAAVFSALKKIKPHKKSGEYYLPDVINILTEKKRKVECYMVSDDIQVEECLGINSRTELLNASKIMQQRIIHRFIEGGINIVDPINTYIESGVEIERDTIIYPFTVIRTGVVIGKHCEVGPFSHLRPGTVLDDHAEIGNFTETKKTHIGRHSKAKHLSYLGDADIGDEVNIGAGTITANYDGKNKYRTVIEDQAATGSGTILIAPVRMGKGSQTGAGAVIARGKNVPDGATVVGIPAQMLKKKK is encoded by the coding sequence ATGGTGGACAAATTAGCGGTAGTGGTTTTGGCAGCGGGTAAAGGCACGCGAATGCTTTCGGATAAGCCGAAAGTACTTCATATGCTTTGCGGCAAACCATTGCTTTACCATGTGCTTGAGGCGGCAAAAACGCTTAAGCCTAGCGCGATTTACTGTGTTGTTGGATACAAGGCGGAGGACGTAGAGGACGTATTCAAGCAAGAAGACATAAACTGGGTGACCCAGGGAGAACAGCGCGGAACCGGTCATGCGTTACTGGCTACGGAATCGTTCTTGAGCGATTGGGACGGGTTGCTGCTGGTTTTGTGCGGCGACGCGCCTTTGATTACGCCTAAAACGCTGAATAAACTGATGGAAACTCATCAGAAATCCAAAGACACGGCTATGACAATACTGTCAACCCAATTAGATGACCCGTCTGGTTACGGCCGGATTGACCGGGATAGCAATAATAATGTGATTGGTATAGTGGAGGAATCAGAGGCGGGTGCGGAGCAGAAACGAGTCAAGGAAATAAACTCCGGGACGTATGTGTTTGACCCAGCTGCCGTATTTAGCGCCCTTAAGAAAATCAAACCGCACAAAAAAAGCGGGGAATATTATCTTCCTGACGTGATTAATATACTTACGGAAAAGAAGAGAAAAGTGGAATGCTATATGGTTTCGGACGATATTCAAGTCGAAGAATGCCTGGGGATTAATTCCCGGACAGAACTGCTTAATGCGTCCAAAATAATGCAACAGCGGATAATCCACAGGTTTATAGAAGGCGGTATTAACATAGTCGACCCGATTAATACTTATATTGAATCCGGCGTGGAAATTGAACGGGATACAATTATTTATCCGTTTACGGTAATACGCACCGGCGTGGTTATCGGGAAACACTGCGAGGTTGGCCCTTTCAGCCACCTTCGGCCCGGTACAGTCCTGGACGATCATGCTGAAATCGGTAACTTCACGGAAACTAAAAAAACACATATTGGTAGACATTCTAAAGCAAAACATTTAAGTTATCTGGGTGATGCCGATATCGGTGATGAGGTTAATATCGGCGCCGGAACTATTACGGCTAACTATGATGGTAAGAATAAGTACCGTACCGTGATAGAAGATCAGGCGGCTACGGGCAGTGGGACGATATTGATAGCGCCGGTTCGGATGGGCAAGGGTTCCCAGACCGGAGCGGGGGCCGTTATTGCCAGGGGCAAGAACGTACCGGACGGGGCCACCGTGGTTGGGATACCGGCTCAAATGCTGAAGAAGAAGAAATAA
- a CDS encoding ribose-phosphate pyrophosphokinase, protein MVRRERLEVFAGSGNPDLASKVCARLGISKGNVVLNRFPDGEIDIKINSDARGADTFIIQSTCPPVNDNLMELLTIIDCLKRASAERITAVLPYFGYARQDRKSEGRVPITAKLVANMLTVAGAERILTIDLHAGQIQGFFDIPVDHLYGSPVLVEYFENLKIPKLVVVSADVGGIKMARSYAKRLNADLAIVDKRRSGPRQVEAAHIIGDVKGKNVLVVDDMISTGTTVSQAAEVLRGHGAKDIYLCATHAVLAGEAVSKLTKAKFKEVVITDTIPLDKNKVSKMFKVLTVSGLLGEAIRRIHNSESVSSLFI, encoded by the coding sequence ATGGTGCGAAGGGAACGGTTAGAAGTATTTGCCGGGTCAGGTAATCCCGACTTGGCTTCCAAGGTTTGCGCCAGACTGGGTATCAGCAAAGGGAATGTTGTCCTGAATCGTTTTCCTGACGGGGAAATAGACATTAAGATTAATTCCGATGCGCGCGGGGCGGATACTTTTATTATTCAATCTACCTGCCCGCCGGTGAATGATAATTTAATGGAATTGTTAACCATCATTGATTGTCTCAAGCGCGCTTCAGCCGAAAGAATTACTGCCGTATTGCCTTATTTCGGTTACGCCCGCCAGGACAGGAAATCCGAAGGCCGGGTGCCGATTACGGCTAAATTAGTTGCCAATATGCTGACTGTTGCCGGTGCGGAGCGAATACTGACTATCGATCTGCATGCCGGTCAGATTCAGGGTTTTTTTGATATACCGGTGGACCATCTCTACGGGTCTCCGGTGCTGGTAGAATACTTTGAGAATCTTAAGATTCCTAAGCTGGTGGTGGTCAGTGCCGATGTGGGTGGTATCAAGATGGCCCGTTCTTACGCCAAGAGGTTGAATGCCGATCTGGCTATAGTCGATAAAAGACGTAGCGGACCGCGCCAGGTGGAGGCGGCTCATATTATTGGTGATGTCAAAGGGAAAAATGTTCTTGTCGTAGATGATATGATTTCAACCGGCACAACCGTCAGCCAGGCCGCTGAGGTTTTGCGCGGGCACGGAGCTAAAGACATATATCTTTGTGCCACCCATGCGGTATTGGCTGGAGAAGCTGTTAGTAAACTAACTAAGGCGAAATTCAAAGAAGTTGTTATTACCGATACGATACCTCTTGATAAAAACAAAGTAAGCAAAATGTTTAAAGTGCTTACGGTTAGTGGATTGCTGGGAGAAGCTATCAGGCGTATTCATAACAGCGAATCCGTAAGCTCGCTATTTATATAA
- the pth gene encoding aminoacyl-tRNA hydrolase, giving the protein MKIIIGLGNPGEKYERTRHNLGFRVIDFLAEQNNIGLAKSRYHRSYTGKGNIGDEKVMLVKPATYMNLSGEAVQRLFADTGEALENFLIICDDFQLPHGAMRMRRQGSSGGHNGLESIIQLLGDEKFPRLRIGLGAPVGVEHKRFVLSNFTRAEEKQNKEVIETVAQAVDCWVKDGIEKAMTSFNK; this is encoded by the coding sequence ATGAAAATAATAATCGGCTTGGGTAATCCCGGCGAGAAATACGAACGAACCAGGCATAACCTAGGGTTCCGGGTGATTGATTTTTTGGCTGAGCAGAATAATATCGGTTTGGCAAAATCGCGTTATCACAGGTCGTATACGGGGAAAGGAAACATTGGGGATGAAAAGGTGATGCTGGTAAAACCAGCGACCTATATGAATCTTTCCGGCGAAGCAGTCCAGAGGCTTTTTGCCGATACCGGCGAAGCATTGGAGAACTTCTTGATTATCTGCGATGATTTCCAGTTGCCCCATGGCGCAATGAGAATGCGCCGCCAGGGTTCCAGCGGTGGGCATAACGGACTGGAATCAATTATTCAACTGCTCGGGGATGAGAAATTTCCCCGGCTGCGGATAGGACTCGGGGCGCCGGTAGGAGTTGAACATAAAAGATTTGTACTGTCTAATTTTACCCGGGCTGAGGAAAAACAGAATAAGGAAGTGATTGAAACCGTCGCTCAGGCCGTTGATTGTTGGGTCAAAGATGGCATCGAGAAGGCGATGACTAGTTTTAACAAATAG
- a CDS encoding ferredoxin-thioredoxin reductase catalytic domain-containing protein has protein sequence MSSEINVTTVEVDNLYAKLKKEAEASGYYLNPDVEFAKALVRSLIVNERRYGYWACPCRLATGRKAEDLDIICPCDYRDADVAQYGACYCALYVSQKAAKGEQKVASIPERRLTPEERKTKIEESKKPDKNKLTQLSLPVWRCKVCGYLCAREEPPDICPICKVKKDRFERFI, from the coding sequence ATGAGTTCGGAAATAAACGTAACAACGGTCGAAGTGGACAACCTTTATGCTAAATTAAAAAAGGAAGCGGAGGCATCCGGGTATTACTTGAATCCAGATGTGGAGTTCGCCAAGGCTTTGGTGCGCAGTTTAATTGTAAACGAACGGCGTTATGGCTATTGGGCTTGCCCGTGCCGCCTGGCTACCGGCCGGAAGGCCGAAGATCTGGATATTATATGCCCCTGTGATTACCGTGACGCGGACGTGGCTCAATACGGCGCTTGTTATTGCGCGCTTTATGTTTCTCAGAAAGCGGCTAAAGGCGAACAGAAGGTTGCTTCCATACCGGAGCGTCGTTTGACGCCTGAGGAAAGGAAGACGAAGATAGAAGAGTCGAAGAAACCGGACAAAAATAAACTAACCCAATTATCGTTACCGGTCTGGCGCTGCAAAGTATGCGGATACCTGTGCGCTCGGGAGGAGCCGCCCGATATTTGCCCGATATGCAAGGTTAAGAAAGACCGATTTGAAAGATTTATATAG
- a CDS encoding 50S ribosomal protein L25 — MEWVKVQASLRDQKGTSNCQRLRKTGQVPAVLYGRKEPVQMLALDEKEAAKMLSRHTHLVSLELPKGSEKVVVKEIKYDGLKEKVTHIDFVRIAMDEMLNISIDIILKGHPKGIAEGGVLEQNLRTLGVKCLPTAIPEKIEVDVANLELNGLIRVKDIKLPKDVMAATDGEVVIAGVHKPKEEIVEPTPLEGAAAEPEVIVKKKEVEGEDAAEGKGADKAAPAEKKPAAAGADKGAAKGKEEKK, encoded by the coding sequence ATGGAATGGGTTAAAGTACAAGCAAGTTTAAGGGATCAGAAAGGGACCAGTAATTGTCAGCGTCTGCGTAAGACCGGGCAGGTCCCGGCCGTGCTTTACGGACGCAAGGAGCCGGTTCAGATGTTGGCGCTAGACGAGAAAGAGGCGGCTAAGATGCTTTCACGTCACACGCATCTGGTCAGCCTAGAACTTCCCAAAGGATCGGAGAAAGTCGTGGTTAAAGAAATCAAGTATGACGGACTTAAAGAAAAGGTTACGCATATTGATTTCGTTCGGATTGCTATGGACGAGATGCTTAATATTTCAATTGATATTATTCTTAAGGGGCATCCAAAAGGTATAGCCGAAGGCGGTGTGCTTGAGCAAAATTTAAGGACGCTGGGTGTTAAATGCCTTCCCACGGCTATTCCTGAAAAGATTGAGGTTGACGTGGCTAATCTGGAGCTGAACGGATTAATCAGGGTTAAAGACATTAAACTGCCTAAAGACGTTATGGCTGCTACGGATGGTGAAGTAGTTATCGCCGGCGTGCATAAACCCAAAGAAGAGATTGTTGAGCCTACGCCGCTTGAGGGCGCTGCGGCTGAACCCGAAGTTATTGTCAAAAAGAAGGAAGTTGAAGGCGAAGATGCGGCCGAAGGCAAAGGTGCTGATAAGGCGGCTCCAGCCGAAAAGAAGCCGGCTGCCGCTGGAGCTGATAAAGGCGCGGCTAAAGGTAAAGAGGAAAAGAAATAA
- a CDS encoding YgiQ family radical SAM protein — protein sequence MFLPTTRQEMVCLGWDKLDIILVTGDAYIDSSYSGVAVIGHVLADAGYRVGIIGQPDIRSDKDIVRMGEPELFWGVTAGAIDSMVANYTPLKKPRREDDFTPGGQNTKRPDRASIAYANLIRRYFKNTKPIVLGGIEASLRRISHYDYWDDKIRKSVLFDAKADILVYGMGERAVLELAGRLKNDQDFRDIRGICYIGQELKDGYLVLPAHEQVKNDKNKLIEMFHTFYANNDTITAKGLCQKQDTRYLIQNPPAELLSTAELDRIYEFDYENAVHPYYLKEGKVKALETIEFSITSHRGCYGECNFCALAVHQGRTVVSRSEESIIREAEMITGQSRFKGYIRDIGGPTANMLYIECARKLKAGGCRNKRCLYPVICKALKVNHKRQIKLFEKIRAINGVKKVFIGSGIRYDMVLEDEQHGAEYMEELVNHHVSGQLKIAPEHSEDVVLGLMGKPAGSFTDKGKTGRRYLQEFKKEFDRLNIKFGKKQFLTYYFIAAHPGCDFKDMLRLKEFIRVELKMTPEQIQIFTPTPSTYSALMYYTGINPFTSEKIFIEKDDNKKNQQKKVIVN from the coding sequence ATGTTTCTTCCGACAACCCGCCAGGAAATGGTATGTCTGGGCTGGGACAAGCTGGATATTATCCTGGTGACCGGTGATGCTTACATAGACAGTTCGTATTCCGGCGTTGCTGTAATAGGCCATGTTTTAGCGGATGCCGGATACAGGGTGGGTATCATTGGGCAACCTGATATAAGGAGTGATAAGGATATTGTTCGGATGGGCGAGCCGGAGCTTTTCTGGGGAGTTACGGCCGGCGCGATTGACTCGATGGTGGCTAACTACACGCCGCTTAAAAAGCCGAGGCGTGAGGATGACTTCACTCCGGGCGGGCAGAATACTAAACGTCCTGATCGGGCCAGCATCGCTTATGCAAATCTGATAAGAAGATATTTTAAAAATACCAAACCTATTGTCTTAGGTGGGATTGAGGCCAGCCTCAGACGTATTTCCCATTATGATTACTGGGACGACAAGATAAGAAAATCCGTACTCTTTGACGCCAAGGCCGATATTCTGGTTTATGGTATGGGTGAGCGGGCAGTGCTGGAGCTGGCTGGGCGGCTAAAGAATGACCAGGATTTCCGGGATATCCGAGGCATATGTTATATCGGACAGGAACTTAAAGACGGTTATCTGGTTTTACCGGCGCATGAGCAGGTTAAAAACGATAAAAATAAATTAATAGAGATGTTTCATACCTTCTACGCCAATAACGATACGATTACTGCTAAAGGACTTTGCCAGAAACAGGATACCAGGTATTTGATTCAGAATCCGCCGGCCGAACTTTTGAGCACTGCCGAACTGGACAGGATATACGAGTTTGATTACGAGAATGCGGTGCATCCTTATTATTTGAAAGAGGGAAAAGTTAAGGCGTTAGAAACCATAGAGTTTTCCATAACCAGCCATCGGGGATGTTACGGCGAGTGCAACTTTTGCGCTTTGGCCGTGCATCAGGGCCGTACCGTTGTCTCGCGAAGCGAGGAATCGATTATCCGGGAAGCCGAGATGATTACCGGGCAAAGCAGATTCAAAGGATATATTCGTGATATCGGCGGGCCGACCGCCAATATGCTTTATATCGAATGCGCACGCAAACTTAAGGCCGGTGGATGTAGGAATAAAAGGTGCCTGTATCCGGTTATCTGCAAGGCCCTCAAGGTAAATCATAAACGGCAGATTAAACTGTTTGAAAAGATAAGAGCAATAAACGGGGTTAAAAAGGTATTCATAGGTTCCGGCATACGTTACGATATGGTGCTGGAAGATGAACAGCATGGCGCGGAATACATGGAAGAGCTGGTTAATCACCACGTTTCAGGACAGTTAAAGATAGCTCCGGAACATAGTGAAGACGTAGTGCTTGGATTGATGGGCAAGCCCGCAGGCAGTTTTACTGATAAGGGGAAAACCGGCCGGCGGTATTTACAGGAATTTAAAAAAGAGTTTGATCGGCTGAATATAAAATTTGGCAAAAAACAATTCCTGACGTATTACTTTATAGCCGCCCACCCGGGTTGTGATTTTAAAGACATGCTTCGGCTGAAAGAATTCATCAGAGTAGAGCTCAAGATGACTCCGGAGCAGATTCAGATATTTACCCCAACTCCGTCAACTTATTCGGCATTGATGTATTATACCGGTATAAATCCTTTCACATCCGAAAAAATATTTATTGAAAAGGATGACAATAAAAAGAATCAGCAGAAGAAAGTGATAGTAAACTGA